ATCAGAAGGGGCTGGGGCAGATTGCCGAAGAAACCCGGGCGCTGGCCGAAAAAGCACGTCAGCGCACGCTGCAGCTGCAGGAGATGGAAGGCGCTACCTTTACCACAAGCAACCTGGGAATGTACGGCATCGAAGAGTTTACGGCCATCATCAATCCGCCCAATGCCTGTATCCTGGCCATTGGGGCCATCCGCGAGGTGCCTGTGGTGAAAAATGGAATGATCGTACCCGGCAGACGCATGCGGCTGACGCTCTCGTGCGACCATCGAGTTGTCGACGGCGCCACCGGGGCTCGCTTTCTTAAGACGGTGCAACAGTATCTGGAAGAGCCGCTGAACCTGCTGCTTTAGCGGGCACCTGGACATGTGACGGTGCGTTTAGGGCGGGCGGTCTACAGACCGTCCGCCCGTTTTGGATCATGGTCCTTATACATCTTTCAGACCTGCATTTCGGACGCCTGGCCTCCCGTGCCGTTGTTGAAGACCTGCAGGCAGAGGTTCTCCGCCAGGCGCCCGATCTGGTAGTGATCAGCGGCGATCTGACGCAGCGTGCGCGTCCGCGTCAGTTTCGAGCGGCCCGAGCGTTTCTGGAAACCCTGCCGGCACCTGTGCTGGTTGTGCCAGGCAATCACGATGTCTATCCCTGGTGGCGTCCCCTCAATCGACTGGTGCGGCCGCTGGCCCGCTACCGCCGGTATATCTCTGATAACCTGCGCCCGTCGTTCGTCAACGATAAAGTGGCCGTGTTGGGGCTAAATACCGCCTATGGCGCAACCATTAAAGGGGGACGCCTGGCGGCCGAAGATCTGGCCTTCTTGCAGACGTTTTTTGCGGCAGTGCCACCGGCGACCGCGCGCATTCTGGTCGTTCACCATCACCTGATGCAACTACAGGCCGTAGGACCTCACGATGTCGCCAGAGGGGCGCGTCAGGCACTGGAGGCAGCTGCTGAAGCTGGCGTCGAATTGATCCTGTGTGGCCATCTGCATGTAGCCCACGTGGAACCGGTAGTGGTACAACCCCGGGGACACCGTCTGGTAATTGTCAGTGCCGGCACAGCCACCAGCAGTCGCGGCCGTAGTCCTCACCGGAATAAAAATTTTTATAATGTGATACGTGTCGAACGGGAAGTGGTGCAAATTGAGGAACGGTGCTACGAACCGACATTTCGTCGGTTCGTTGGTTTCCGAAGACACCGATTTGAACGCACGTATCTTTCGCCTAAGTTCCGTTGTGCTTAAATTTGAGTAATCCTACGGTGGCAAAAGAATGCGCCGGAGCTTATTTTAAGAGATGCGCCAATGGCGCATATTAAGTGAGCCAACAGTTTTTGTCAGTTAGATTGAACTTTTCAGACACTAGCTGTTAAGACGCCTGAATAATTCAGATGGCGCAGCGTCCGGATCTCGTACGTAGTAGTCCCGGAGGGGAAGTACTGTCGATGCCGTTGGACCCGAAAGACTTTATTGCCTATGTACAGGAGCGGTTGGCCTGGCTTCAGCGGGAGGTTGAGCGGTTGATAGACGAAAACGAGCGGCTTCGGGAAGAGAACCGCCGGCTTCGGGAAGAGGTGACATTGTACCGCCTGTTTCAGGAAGTTCAGCCATCCGCTGAGGAAGGGTTGCCGGAGTTATCGGCTGAACTGATTCAGCAGGCCATGGATTTCCTGGCGCAACTGCCTGATGAGATGAGCTTTGCCGAATTTTTCGATCGGGCGGAACAGGCAGGTATCGAAAGCCAGGTGGCTCGCGACTATCTGCTGATCTTTCTGCGGGAAGACTTGTTGCGGCAGCGTGGCGGACGCCTGCAAAAGACCACCAGAGCAGCGCGTTCGTCCTCATAGCGTAAAGCAGTCTTTCTCGATCGGAAGGGAACAGCGATACAGGACGTCCCCATGTCCTTTCTTGATCAAGGTTGCTGAAAGCGCCACTTCAACGGGGTGTGCAAAAGGGGCGGCCTTTACACCGCCCCTTTCCTTTTTACGGGCGTTTCCACCGCTCTCGAAGCTTTCGCCGCTGCTCGCGTACTTGTCGCTCCACAGAATCCAGTGCATTGAGTAGTGCTTCCTGGACCGTAGGAGCTACCTCGGTGGCCACCACATTTTCTGGTTTGTGATAGATGACCACGCGGGCACGATAGGCATGGGGCGTGTGGCTGTGCTCCACCTGCTGCACGGCAACCGACACGCCAGTGATGTCCCGCTGCTTTTTGGCCAGCTTCTGGATGCGCTGCTCAACCTTGGCCTTCAGCGCCTCCGTCAACTCGTGATTCTCGCTGTAGTACTCAAAGGTAATGTCGGGCGTCTCCATAGAGATTTTCTCAGGCTGGTGAGTAAACTACAACAAAGATACAGACGCTGTCGGGTACAACGTCTGATACTTTTCTCGTATATACGTCAACCAGGGTTCCGCTTCCGGCGGGCGCCCGGTTGCCTGTTGCAGCAAAACCGGTGCCTTCCACGCACGGCCATAGCGGTGAATCCGTTGCCGTAACCAGATGAGTATTGGCTGAAAATCTCCCTGTTGCATACAGGTAACTGCTTCCGGGAGCGCAGCCGTAAGCGCCTCCCAGAGCTGGGCAGCCATCAGGTTCCCTAAGGTATAGGTCGGAAAGTACCCAAAAGCTCCCTGCGACCAGTGAATATCCTGCAACACTCCTTCACGCAGGGTTGTCGGTTGCAGGCCAAGGTAACGTTGCATTGCCTCGTCCCAGGCTGCCGGCAGATCCTGCACCGAAAGCGTTCCTTCGATCAGGGCCACTTCCAGCTCGAAGCGCAACAGGATGTGCAGGTTGTAAGTTACTTCGTCCGCTTCGACCCGAATCAGGGAGGGCTGTACGCGATTGATGGCCCGATAGAAAGCCTCCAGCGGTACATCGTCCAGCACACCCGGTAGGTGCGCGCACAGTCTGGGGTAAAAATATTCCCAGAAGGGAAGACTGCGACCGATCAGGTTTTCCCAGAGGCGGGACTGCGACTCATGTAGGCCCAGCGAGGCCCCGTCGGCCAGTGGGGTGCGCTCCAGTATCGGATCAATGCCCTGCTCATAGAGGCCGTGTCCGGCTTCATGCAATGTGGCAAACAGTCCGCTGGTAAAGTCGTGCGGATCGATCCGAGTGGTGAGACGCACGTCGGTAGGGGCAATGCCAGTGCTGAACGGATGCACCGACGCATCCAGACGCCCGCGTTGCAGGTCGAAGCCGATGGTTTCCAGGAGCATGCGGTTTAGCGTCCACTGTCGCTGAGGATCGACATGGCGCTTGAGAAAAGCATCCGCTGGCTGGGGCTGGGCACTGAATGCCTGAGTCAGTGGAACCAGATGAGCACGCAACTGCTCGAAGAGCGCCTGCACCGCTTCGGTGGTCATGCCCGGTTCGTACTGGTCCAGCAGCGCATCGTAGGGATGCTTCGTATATCCCAGCGCTTCGGCTTTTTCCCGATTGAGCGTGAGGAGCTGCTCCAGATAAGGGGCGAATAGCGCATAGGCGTTTTCCTGGCGGGCCCGCTTCCAGGCCTCAAGGGCTTCCGACCCGGTGCGGGCCAACGCGGCCACCAGCGCCGACGGGATGCGTCGGGCCTTATCGTAGTCTTCACGTACGACTTCGACCAAGCGAACGGCGAGGTGCTCTGAAGGTAAACCCTTCAGGGCAGCAGCCGCAGCTTCC
This genomic interval from Rhodothermus sp. contains the following:
- the raiA gene encoding ribosome-associated translation inhibitor RaiA, with translation METPDITFEYYSENHELTEALKAKVEQRIQKLAKKQRDITGVSVAVQQVEHSHTPHAYRARVVIYHKPENVVATEVAPTVQEALLNALDSVERQVREQRRKLRERWKRP
- a CDS encoding carboxypeptidase M32 translates to MDNTHPFMLHPALSALCKHLARIADVRAAAALLEWDQETYMPAEAAAVRAEQLATLHQLAHEWLTSEQTGELLEAAAAALKGLPSEHLAVRLVEVVREDYDKARRIPSALVAALARTGSEALEAWKRARQENAYALFAPYLEQLLTLNREKAEALGYTKHPYDALLDQYEPGMTTEAVQALFEQLRAHLVPLTQAFSAQPQPADAFLKRHVDPQRQWTLNRMLLETIGFDLQRGRLDASVHPFSTGIAPTDVRLTTRIDPHDFTSGLFATLHEAGHGLYEQGIDPILERTPLADGASLGLHESQSRLWENLIGRSLPFWEYFYPRLCAHLPGVLDDVPLEAFYRAINRVQPSLIRVEADEVTYNLHILLRFELEVALIEGTLSVQDLPAAWDEAMQRYLGLQPTTLREGVLQDIHWSQGAFGYFPTYTLGNLMAAQLWEALTAALPEAVTCMQQGDFQPILIWLRQRIHRYGRAWKAPVLLQQATGRPPEAEPWLTYIREKYQTLYPTASVSLL
- a CDS encoding metallophosphoesterase, which gives rise to MVLIHLSDLHFGRLASRAVVEDLQAEVLRQAPDLVVISGDLTQRARPRQFRAARAFLETLPAPVLVVPGNHDVYPWWRPLNRLVRPLARYRRYISDNLRPSFVNDKVAVLGLNTAYGATIKGGRLAAEDLAFLQTFFAAVPPATARILVVHHHLMQLQAVGPHDVARGARQALEAAAEAGVELILCGHLHVAHVEPVVVQPRGHRLVIVSAGTATSSRGRSPHRNKNFYNVIRVEREVVQIEERCYEPTFRRFVGFRRHRFERTYLSPKFRCA